A single genomic interval of Myxosarcina sp. GI1 harbors:
- a CDS encoding DUF3318 domain-containing protein — protein sequence MSYATSARAEINELRRLKTLLPPELQSWVIVEGTTEVNPPLIRSEEIGKDEIEIQIDLAKWDSLAIDQRNLLFWHEVARVQNDTIPKEGWEMAALAIGLGGAVGELWVQDGLLLLLALSLCGVSGYRLWQKNNAEKTLTEAIEADEKAVVLATRFGYSLPNAYKSLGSALKTLIEQTPSRRQRKKYEERLQALRRSASKAKARMKERNEPMGRDNRL from the coding sequence ATGAGTTATGCAACTTCAGCTAGAGCAGAAATAAATGAACTGCGGCGTTTAAAAACTTTATTACCGCCCGAACTACAAAGCTGGGTAATTGTAGAAGGTACTACAGAAGTCAATCCCCCTTTGATTCGCAGCGAAGAAATTGGTAAGGATGAAATTGAAATTCAAATCGATCTAGCAAAATGGGACAGTTTGGCGATCGATCAACGTAATTTATTATTTTGGCATGAAGTAGCAAGAGTTCAAAACGATACCATTCCAAAAGAAGGATGGGAAATGGCGGCTTTAGCCATTGGTTTGGGTGGTGCAGTAGGAGAACTCTGGGTGCAAGATGGTTTGTTGCTTTTACTCGCACTTTCTCTCTGTGGTGTTTCTGGCTATCGTCTCTGGCAAAAAAACAATGCCGAAAAAACCTTGACCGAAGCCATAGAAGCCGACGAAAAAGCTGTTGTTCTGGCAACTCGTTTTGGTTACTCCCTGCCTAATGCTTACAAAAGCCTCGGCAGTGCCTTGAAAACTTTAATCGAACAAACTCCCAGCCGTCGCCAGCGAAAAAAATACGAAGAACGTTTGCAAGCGTTACGTCGTAGTGCCTCTAAAGCTAAAGCAAGAATGAAAGAACGCAACGAACCTATGGGCAGAGATAATCGCCTTTAA
- a CDS encoding undecaprenyl-diphosphate phosphatase: protein MFKQIYNRLTSIVLFGLGILFSWAYSCLLAHEAAWSTSSLVIGQATDAVESIAGVSQVNWFQAIVLGFVQGATEFIPISSTAHLKAVPIFLGWGDPGVAFAATIQLGSIAAVLWYFWQDLVQITKGMLEAIAKSNYQSQNFWLAVGIAVGTIPIIILGLGIKIFVPNFDNSPLRSMAAIAIASIVMALLLALAESIGNQKRNFKDLTAKDGIIIGLAQALAIIPGVSRSGSTITAGLFTNLDRATAARFSFLLGIPAITLAGLVELKGLLETGVGGSGLLPLILGLISSAVFSYLAIAWLIKFLQRRSTWAFVWYRLGFGIFILIGLGLGWL, encoded by the coding sequence ATGTTTAAACAGATCTACAATCGTTTGACATCTATAGTTTTGTTTGGCTTGGGTATTTTATTTAGCTGGGCTTATAGCTGTTTGCTAGCACATGAGGCTGCTTGGTCTACTTCTTCTCTGGTAATAGGTCAAGCTACCGACGCAGTAGAATCAATTGCAGGAGTGTCTCAAGTAAACTGGTTCCAAGCAATTGTTTTGGGCTTCGTACAGGGAGCGACCGAATTTATTCCTATTAGCAGCACGGCACACCTTAAAGCCGTACCAATATTTTTGGGTTGGGGCGATCCTGGAGTTGCTTTTGCAGCCACAATTCAATTAGGAAGCATTGCCGCGGTGTTGTGGTATTTTTGGCAAGATTTAGTTCAAATTACCAAAGGTATGTTAGAAGCGATCGCTAAATCTAATTACCAATCGCAAAATTTTTGGCTGGCGGTAGGCATTGCTGTAGGAACGATTCCCATAATTATTTTAGGTCTAGGTATTAAGATATTCGTTCCTAATTTTGATAATTCTCCCCTACGGAGCATGGCAGCGATCGCTATTGCTTCAATTGTCATGGCTTTATTGTTGGCTTTAGCCGAATCTATAGGCAATCAAAAGCGTAATTTTAAGGATTTGACGGCAAAAGATGGAATCATTATAGGTTTAGCACAGGCTTTAGCAATAATACCAGGTGTTTCTCGTTCTGGTTCTACTATAACCGCAGGGTTATTTACCAATTTAGATCGGGCAACGGCAGCACGTTTTTCTTTTTTATTGGGTATTCCTGCTATTACTCTTGCGGGATTGGTAGAGTTAAAAGGATTGCTAGAAACTGGGGTAGGAGGTTCGGGATTATTACCTTTAATTTTGGGATTAATTTCTTCGGCAGTATTTTCCTATCTGGCGATCGCCTGGCTGATAAAATTCTTACAGCGCAGAAGCACTTGGGCATTTGTTTGGTATAGATTGGGCTTCGGGATATTTATTTTAATTGGTTTGGGTTTGGGTTGGCTGTAG